In one Pseudomonas sp. 31-12 genomic region, the following are encoded:
- the ftsL gene encoding cell division protein FtsL, which produces MSKLFAKPLPGGSFFMLLLFIGVLVSAIGVSYSAHWNRQLLNSLYAELSVRDKAQAEWGRLILEQSTWTAHSRIEVLATEQLKMRIPGAAEVQMVAP; this is translated from the coding sequence GTGAGCAAGCTTTTCGCCAAGCCTCTTCCCGGCGGAAGCTTTTTCATGCTGCTGCTGTTTATTGGCGTGCTCGTGTCGGCCATTGGCGTGTCGTACAGCGCCCACTGGAACCGGCAGTTGCTGAACTCGCTGTACGCCGAGTTGAGTGTGCGCGACAAGGCGCAGGCGGAGTGGGGCCGGTTGATTCTCGAGCAGAGCACCTGGACTGCCCACAGCCGTATCGAAGTGCTGGCCACCGAGCAACTGAAGATGCGCATTCCCGGCGCCGCTGAAGTGCAGATGGTGGCGCCATGA
- the rsmH gene encoding 16S rRNA (cytosine(1402)-N(4))-methyltransferase RsmH, giving the protein MTIDSGFNHITVLLDEAVEALAVRPDGCYLDGTFGRGGHSRLILRQLGPDGRVLGFDKDPQAIATGQTLAAEDGRFVVVQRSFAELGSEVAERGLHGKVSGVLLDLGVSSPQLDDPERGFSFLNDGPLDMRMDPSRGISAAEFVNTAPVEEIARVFKEYGEERFSGRMARAVAERRDIKPFERTADLAEVLKVANPAWEKGKNPATRAFQGLRIHVNNELGDLEAGLEAALDCLEIGGRLVVISFHSLEDRIVKLFMRKLVKGEADNLPRNLPVRHVAFEPIIKIHGKAQSASEAELKANPRSRSAVMRVAEKLR; this is encoded by the coding sequence GTGACTATTGATAGCGGCTTTAACCACATCACCGTACTGCTCGACGAAGCCGTGGAGGCTCTCGCCGTACGTCCTGATGGCTGCTATCTGGACGGCACGTTCGGGCGCGGCGGGCACAGTCGGTTGATCCTCCGCCAGCTGGGCCCCGATGGTCGGGTCCTCGGATTCGACAAAGATCCTCAAGCGATTGCCACCGGGCAAACGCTAGCGGCCGAAGACGGCCGCTTTGTCGTTGTGCAACGCAGCTTTGCCGAGCTCGGTTCGGAAGTGGCCGAACGCGGTCTGCACGGCAAGGTCAGCGGCGTTTTGCTCGACCTAGGCGTGTCTTCGCCGCAGCTCGACGACCCTGAGCGCGGCTTCAGTTTCCTCAATGATGGCCCGCTGGACATGCGCATGGACCCGTCCCGCGGAATCAGCGCTGCCGAATTCGTCAACACCGCACCGGTGGAAGAAATCGCCCGGGTATTCAAGGAATACGGCGAAGAGCGTTTCTCTGGCCGCATGGCCCGTGCCGTGGCCGAGCGCCGAGACATCAAGCCGTTCGAGCGCACAGCCGACCTGGCTGAAGTCTTGAAAGTCGCCAACCCCGCATGGGAAAAGGGCAAGAACCCCGCCACCCGTGCGTTCCAGGGCCTGCGTATTCACGTCAACAACGAACTGGGTGATCTGGAAGCCGGCCTCGAAGCTGCACTGGACTGCCTGGAAATCGGTGGCCGCCTGGTCGTCATCAGCTTCCACTCGCTGGAAGACCGCATCGTCAAACTGTTCATGCGCAAACTGGTAAAAGGCGAAGCCGACAACCTGCCGCGCAACCTGCCGGTCCGTCACGTCGCTTTCGAACCGATCATCAAAATTCATGGCAAAGCGCAGTCCGCCTCCGAGGCCGAACTCAAAGCCAACCCACGTTCGCGCAGCGCCGTCATGCGCGTCGCGGAGAAGCTGCGGTGA
- the mraZ gene encoding division/cell wall cluster transcriptional repressor MraZ, with amino-acid sequence MFRGANAISLDAKGRLAMPSRYRDELVSRSSGQLIVTIDAVDPCLCVYPLDEWEIIETKLRALPSLREENRRLQRLLIGNAVDLELDGSGRFLVPPRLREYAKLDKRAMLVGQLNKFQLWDEDAWDAVSAADLAAIQQPGAMPDELRDLIL; translated from the coding sequence GTGTTTCGCGGAGCTAACGCTATCAGTCTCGACGCAAAGGGCCGTCTCGCTATGCCGAGCCGGTACCGTGACGAGCTCGTTTCGCGTAGTTCCGGTCAGTTGATCGTCACAATTGATGCCGTTGATCCGTGTTTGTGTGTTTACCCCCTCGATGAGTGGGAAATTATCGAAACCAAACTGCGCGCACTGCCTTCGCTTCGCGAAGAGAACCGCCGCCTGCAACGTTTACTGATTGGTAATGCCGTCGACCTCGAGCTCGATGGCAGTGGTCGTTTTCTGGTTCCACCGCGTCTTCGTGAATATGCCAAGTTGGATAAGCGCGCGATGTTGGTAGGCCAACTGAACAAGTTCCAATTGTGGGACGAGGATGCCTGGGATGCGGTTTCTGCCGCTGACCTGGCTGCTATTCAACAACCGGGCGCCATGCCTGATGAACTGCGTGATTTGATCCTGTGA
- the rsmI gene encoding 16S rRNA (cytidine(1402)-2'-O)-methyltransferase: MSPFTDHEVCALTAPGALNSAAGSLYVVATPIGNLDDISARALKILRDVALIAAEDTRHSQRLMQHFGIPTPLAACHEHNERDEGSRFITRLLAGDDVALISDAGTPLISDPGYHLVRQARAAGINVVPVPGACALIAALSAAGLPSDRFIFEGFLPAKAVGRRARLELVKEEPRTLIFYEAPHRILECLQDMELVFGPERPALLAREITKTFETLKGLPLAELREFVESDSNQQRGECVVLVAGWSVPETEDAVSSEAMRILNLLLEEMPLKRAAALAAQITGERKNVLYQVALDKQKGE, from the coding sequence ATGTCGCCTTTTACCGATCATGAGGTGTGCGCTTTGACTGCTCCAGGTGCTTTGAATTCCGCTGCTGGCTCGCTTTATGTGGTGGCGACGCCCATCGGCAACCTGGACGACATCAGTGCGCGTGCGCTGAAAATCCTGCGCGACGTCGCGTTGATCGCCGCCGAAGACACCCGTCACTCCCAGCGCTTGATGCAGCATTTCGGCATTCCGACGCCGCTGGCAGCCTGTCATGAGCACAACGAGCGAGATGAAGGTAGCCGCTTTATCACGCGATTGCTGGCGGGCGACGATGTGGCGCTGATCTCCGATGCTGGCACGCCGTTGATTTCCGATCCGGGTTATCACCTGGTGCGTCAGGCCCGTGCTGCCGGGATCAATGTGGTGCCGGTCCCGGGGGCCTGTGCATTGATCGCAGCGTTGTCGGCGGCGGGCCTACCGTCGGACCGCTTCATTTTCGAAGGTTTCCTGCCGGCCAAGGCTGTCGGTCGCCGTGCTCGCCTCGAGCTGGTCAAGGAAGAGCCGCGCACGCTGATTTTTTATGAAGCGCCACATCGCATCCTTGAGTGCCTGCAAGACATGGAGCTGGTGTTCGGCCCCGAGCGTCCGGCGTTGCTGGCCCGTGAAATCACCAAAACGTTCGAAACCCTCAAAGGTTTGCCGCTGGCCGAGTTGCGCGAGTTCGTCGAGTCGGACAGCAATCAGCAGCGCGGCGAGTGCGTGGTATTGGTGGCCGGCTGGTCGGTTCCTGAGACCGAGGACGCGGTCAGCAGCGAAGCCATGCGCATCCTCAATCTGTTGCTTGAAGAAATGCCGCTCAAGCGTGCGGCGGCATTGGCGGCGCAAATTACCGGTGAGCGCAAGAATGTGCTCTATCAGGTGGCGCTGGATAAACAGAAGGGCGAGTAA
- a CDS encoding penicillin-binding protein activator has protein sequence MIACLRLFTALCLAALLAACASSPSSSLGELPRTPDASIEQLLEQAAQSKDPEKAALLRLSAADLAYRQGNAGQSAQILQQVPVEQLKPGQQVFASTLAAELAMARNQPKAALTALSHPSLQRLSELPVEQQVRTGTVHARALEADGQTLPAARERIFIAPMLEGEAAAKNHEAIWTLIASLPTDQLQPTTNDDLGGWMGLALAVKTAGTLEQQQAAIDNWRAQNPKHPAAIQLPLPLTKLKELASQPLSKIALLLPQDGPLASVGKALREGFMAAHYQAQQAGQKPPAIEFYDSSKLTSMDEFYRKAQADGVQLVVGPLEKPLVKQLSARPQLPITTLALNYSEGEQGPAQLFQFGLAAEDEAREVSRRARADGLHRAAIMVPKGEWGDRVLRAFSQDWQANGGSIVATERVDQPVQLAQQIADMFQLRQSEGRAKSLQSTVGSQVAAQPSRRQDIEFIFLAATPQQAQQIKPTLNFQYAGDVPVYATSHVFSASGDVNQYNDMNGIRFCETPWLLDANDPLRKQVTAQWPQAAGSLGRLYAMGVDAYRLAPRLGQLKALPDSRIEGQSGSLGMTQNQRVVRQLPWAQFVSGQVQRLPDTPR, from the coding sequence ATGATCGCTTGCCTGCGGCTGTTCACTGCCCTCTGCCTCGCTGCCTTGCTGGCGGCTTGCGCCAGCTCGCCCTCCTCCAGCCTTGGCGAACTTCCACGGACCCCGGACGCCAGTATCGAGCAACTGCTCGAACAGGCTGCTCAAAGCAAGGACCCGGAAAAAGCCGCGCTGTTGCGCCTGAGCGCGGCCGACCTGGCTTATCGTCAGGGCAATGCCGGCCAGTCCGCGCAAATCCTGCAACAGGTTCCGGTGGAACAACTCAAGCCCGGCCAACAAGTCTTCGCCAGCACCCTGGCGGCTGAACTGGCCATGGCGCGCAACCAGCCGAAGGCGGCGCTGACTGCGCTGAGCCATCCGAGCCTGCAACGCCTGAGCGAATTGCCGGTCGAGCAACAGGTTCGCACCGGCACCGTTCATGCTCGCGCCCTTGAGGCCGATGGCCAGACACTGCCGGCTGCACGGGAGCGCATCTTCATTGCGCCAATGCTCGAAGGTGAAGCGGCCGCTAAAAACCACGAAGCGATCTGGACTCTGATCGCCTCGCTGCCAACCGATCAACTGCAACCCACCACCAATGATGATCTCGGTGGCTGGATGGGCCTGGCACTGGCGGTAAAAACCGCCGGCACCCTGGAACAGCAGCAAGCCGCGATCGACAACTGGCGCGCCCAGAACCCCAAGCACCCGGCCGCCATTCAGTTGCCGCTGCCACTGACCAAGCTCAAGGAACTGGCCAGCCAGCCGTTGAGCAAGATCGCCCTGCTGCTGCCGCAAGACGGCCCGCTGGCCTCGGTCGGCAAAGCACTGCGCGAGGGCTTCATGGCCGCTCACTACCAAGCTCAACAAGCCGGGCAGAAGCCGCCAGCCATCGAGTTCTATGACAGCTCGAAACTGACCTCGATGGACGAGTTCTACCGCAAGGCCCAGGCCGACGGCGTGCAACTGGTAGTCGGTCCGCTGGAAAAACCGCTGGTCAAACAGCTCAGCGCTCGCCCGCAACTGCCGATCACGACCCTGGCGCTGAACTACAGCGAAGGCGAACAAGGTCCGGCCCAGCTGTTCCAGTTTGGCCTGGCCGCTGAAGACGAAGCCCGTGAAGTGTCTCGTCGTGCCCGCGCCGACGGCCTGCATCGCGCCGCGATCATGGTGCCGAAAGGCGAATGGGGCGATCGCGTGTTGCGCGCCTTCAGCCAGGACTGGCAAGCCAACGGTGGCAGCATCGTTGCGACCGAACGCGTTGACCAACCAGTGCAACTGGCCCAGCAGATTGCCGACATGTTCCAGCTGCGTCAGAGCGAAGGTCGCGCCAAAAGCTTGCAAAGCACCGTTGGTTCGCAGGTAGCGGCCCAGCCTTCGCGCCGTCAGGACATCGAGTTCATCTTCCTGGCCGCGACCCCGCAACAGGCCCAGCAGATAAAACCGACCCTGAACTTCCAGTACGCGGGTGATGTGCCGGTTTACGCCACGTCACACGTATTCAGTGCCAGCGGCGATGTGAATCAGTACAACGACATGAACGGTATTCGCTTCTGCGAAACCCCATGGTTGCTGGACGCCAATGATCCGCTGCGCAAACAGGTCACCGCACAATGGCCACAAGCCGCCGGCAGCCTCGGCCGCCTGTACGCAATGGGCGTGGATGCGTATCGCCTGGCGCCGCGACTGGGCCAACTCAAGGCGCTGCCGGACAGCCGCATTGAAGGCCAGTCGGGCAGCCTGGGCATGACCCAGAACCAGCGCGTGGTGCGCCAGTTGCCGTGGGCACAGTTCGTCAGCGGCCAGGTTCAACGCCTGCCGGATACCCCGCGCTGA
- a CDS encoding YraN family protein, producing the protein MPDRSRQQSGKDAERHALEHLQQQGLRLLAQNWLCKRGELDLVMLDGDTVVFVEVRYRKNTQWGGALDSIDGRKRQKLIFAAQYFLQRESRWANSPCRFDVVAIDSNLDQLNWLQNAFDS; encoded by the coding sequence ATGCCTGACAGGTCACGCCAGCAAAGCGGTAAAGATGCCGAGCGCCACGCGCTCGAGCATCTTCAACAACAGGGTCTGCGCCTGCTGGCGCAGAACTGGTTGTGCAAACGCGGCGAGCTTGATCTGGTCATGCTTGATGGCGATACAGTAGTATTCGTTGAAGTCCGCTACAGAAAAAACACCCAGTGGGGTGGAGCGCTCGACAGCATCGATGGGCGCAAACGGCAGAAACTGATTTTCGCCGCGCAGTATTTTCTTCAGCGCGAGTCGCGTTGGGCCAATTCCCCCTGCCGCTTCGACGTGGTTGCCATCGACAGCAACCTCGATCAGTTGAACTGGTTGCAGAATGCCTTTGACAGCTGA
- a CDS encoding phosphoheptose isomerase, translating to MDMQSRIRQLFQASIDTKQMAMDVLAPHIEQASQVMVNALLNEGKMLSCGNGGSAGDAQHFSSELLNRFERERPSLPAIALTTDSSTITSIANDYSYNEIFSKQIRALGQPGDVLLAISTSGNSANIIQAIQAAHDREMIVVALTGRDGGGMASLLLPEDVEIRVPANVTARIQEVHLLAIHCLCDLIDSQLFGSEE from the coding sequence ATGGACATGCAATCCCGAATTCGCCAGCTTTTTCAGGCCAGTATCGACACCAAGCAAATGGCGATGGACGTACTTGCACCGCACATCGAGCAAGCCAGCCAGGTGATGGTCAACGCCCTGCTCAACGAGGGCAAAATGCTTTCGTGCGGCAACGGCGGCTCCGCCGGTGACGCCCAGCACTTCTCATCCGAGCTGCTCAACCGCTTCGAGCGCGAACGCCCGAGCCTGCCAGCCATTGCGCTGACCACCGACAGCTCGACGATCACCTCGATCGCCAACGATTACAGCTACAACGAAATCTTCTCCAAACAGATCCGCGCCCTCGGCCAGCCAGGTGACGTATTGCTGGCAATTTCCACCAGCGGCAACTCGGCGAACATAATTCAAGCGATCCAGGCCGCACATGATCGCGAAATGATTGTCGTAGCATTGACCGGTCGTGATGGCGGCGGCATGGCGTCGCTGCTATTGCCCGAGGACGTCGAGATTCGCGTACCGGCCAACGTCACCGCACGTATTCAGGAAGTCCACCTGCTGGCGATCCATTGCCTTTGCGATTTGATCGACAGCCAACTGTTCGGGAGTGAAGAATGA
- a CDS encoding BON domain-containing protein: protein MTPNRLGLLALTLCLGISGCTSVVKASREAPIEDDRGTRTFGSKIDDSLIDTKVGVNVAKADPALDNDSHIVVTSFNGVVLLAGQTPTADLKAKAEQAAAAVQRVKKVHNELQVLPPSGFLARQNDTWLTSKIKTQMLTDPNIPGSRIKVVTENGIVYLLGLLTKQEAAQATNLVQSVSGVQKIVKLFEYID, encoded by the coding sequence ATGACCCCTAATCGCCTAGGCCTTCTGGCCTTGACCCTGTGCCTCGGCATCAGCGGCTGCACTTCGGTGGTTAAAGCCAGCCGTGAAGCGCCAATTGAAGATGACCGCGGAACGCGCACCTTCGGCAGCAAGATCGACGACTCCCTGATCGACACAAAAGTCGGCGTGAACGTCGCCAAGGCCGATCCGGCCCTGGACAACGATTCGCACATCGTCGTCACCAGCTTCAACGGTGTCGTGCTGCTCGCCGGGCAAACACCGACCGCAGACCTCAAGGCCAAGGCCGAACAGGCTGCCGCTGCGGTTCAGCGGGTGAAGAAGGTGCATAACGAACTGCAAGTGCTGCCGCCATCAGGCTTCCTTGCCCGCCAGAACGACACCTGGCTGACCTCCAAGATCAAGACCCAGATGCTCACCGACCCGAACATCCCGGGTTCGCGCATCAAGGTCGTCACCGAGAACGGCATCGTTTATCTGCTGGGTCTGCTGACCAAGCAGGAAGCGGCGCAGGCCACCAACCTGGTGCAGAGCGTTTCCGGTGTGCAGAAGATTGTGAAGTTGTTTGAGTACATCGACTGA
- a CDS encoding ClpXP protease specificity-enhancing factor, with translation MNSSRPYLVRALYEWIVDNDCTPHMLVNSEYPSVQVPQGFASDGQIVLNVSPAAVRHLHMDNEAVSFEGRFGGVPHTLYVPIASILGIYARENGQGMVFDLESPMEDEEEIEPDDDIPPPDSEPPRPSGRPSLKVVK, from the coding sequence ATGAACTCCAGTCGACCTTATCTGGTCCGCGCGCTCTACGAGTGGATTGTGGACAACGATTGCACCCCGCACATGCTGGTCAATTCCGAGTATCCGTCGGTGCAGGTGCCTCAGGGTTTTGCCAGTGACGGACAGATTGTCCTGAACGTATCACCGGCTGCCGTGCGTCATCTGCACATGGACAACGAGGCGGTCAGCTTCGAAGGGCGCTTCGGTGGCGTACCGCACACCCTGTACGTGCCTATCGCATCGATCCTGGGTATTTACGCCCGGGAGAATGGCCAGGGCATGGTGTTCGATCTGGAATCGCCTATGGAAGACGAGGAAGAGATCGAGCCGGATGATGATATTCCGCCGCCCGACAGTGAGCCGCCGCGTCCCAGCGGTCGACCCAGTTTGAAAGTGGTGAAGTAA
- a CDS encoding glutathione S-transferase N-terminal domain-containing protein yields the protein MGVTNRLACYSDPADHYSHRVRIVLAEKGVSAEIIYVEAGRQPPKLIEVNPYGSLPTLVDRDLALWESTVVMEYLDERYPHPPLLPVYPVARANSRLLIHRIQRDWCGLVDLILDSKTKEAARVVARKELRESLTGVSPLFADKPFFLSEEQSLVDCCLLPILWRLPILGIELPRPAKPLLDYMERSFAREAFQASLSGVERDMR from the coding sequence ATGGGCGTGACCAATCGGTTGGCCTGTTACTCCGACCCCGCCGACCACTATTCCCACCGAGTGCGCATCGTACTTGCAGAGAAGGGTGTCAGCGCAGAGATCATTTACGTGGAAGCTGGTCGCCAGCCGCCTAAACTGATTGAAGTGAACCCTTACGGAAGTCTGCCCACCCTGGTCGATCGTGACCTGGCGTTGTGGGAGTCGACCGTGGTGATGGAATATCTGGATGAGCGTTACCCGCACCCGCCCTTGCTGCCGGTTTATCCTGTGGCGCGTGCCAATAGCCGTCTGCTGATTCATCGTATTCAGCGTGACTGGTGTGGTCTGGTGGATCTGATCCTGGATTCGAAGACCAAGGAAGCCGCCCGCGTCGTGGCTCGTAAAGAGTTGCGTGAAAGCCTGACTGGCGTGTCGCCGTTGTTCGCCGACAAGCCGTTTTTCCTCAGTGAGGAACAAAGTCTGGTGGATTGCTGCCTATTGCCAATACTCTGGCGTTTGCCGATTTTGGGTATTGAACTGCCGCGGCCTGCCAAGCCGTTGCTTGATTACATGGAGCGCTCGTTTGCGCGTGAGGCTTTCCAGGCGAGTCTGTCTGGTGTCGAACGCGATATGCGCTAA
- a CDS encoding cytochrome c1 produces MKKLFAVLILAAMPVFSFASTAGAPELEKVDIDVSDQAAMQDGARTFANYCMGCHSAKFQRYERVADDLGIPHDLMLSKLVFTGAKIGDHMSIGMQPADAKTWFGAAPPDLTLVARVRGTDWLYNYLRSFYEDPSRPWGVNNKVFPNVGMPNVLVGLQGRQVVGCKQVQIVEDGKKQYDPLTGTALTHEACDQLTVLPKTGTLNAEQFDEKVKNLVTFLAYSANPVKLQHQRIGTYVLLYLAFFFVFAYLLKREYWKDVH; encoded by the coding sequence ATGAAAAAGCTATTTGCTGTACTGATTCTTGCTGCCATGCCTGTGTTCTCGTTCGCGTCGACAGCCGGTGCTCCTGAATTGGAAAAGGTCGACATTGACGTTTCCGATCAGGCTGCCATGCAGGATGGCGCACGTACGTTCGCCAACTATTGTATGGGCTGCCACAGCGCCAAGTTCCAGCGCTACGAGCGTGTTGCCGATGACTTGGGCATTCCGCACGACCTGATGCTCTCGAAGCTGGTGTTCACCGGCGCCAAGATTGGCGACCACATGAGCATCGGCATGCAGCCGGCAGACGCCAAGACCTGGTTCGGTGCGGCGCCGCCCGATCTGACCCTGGTCGCTCGCGTTCGTGGCACTGACTGGCTTTACAATTACCTGCGTTCATTCTATGAAGACCCGTCGCGTCCTTGGGGCGTGAACAACAAAGTTTTCCCGAACGTCGGGATGCCTAACGTTCTGGTCGGCCTGCAGGGTCGTCAGGTGGTAGGCTGCAAACAAGTTCAAATCGTCGAAGACGGCAAGAAGCAATACGATCCGCTGACCGGTACGGCTCTGACTCATGAGGCGTGTGACCAGCTGACCGTGCTGCCGAAAACCGGCACGCTGAACGCAGAGCAGTTCGACGAGAAGGTCAAGAATCTGGTGACCTTCCTGGCCTACTCGGCCAACCCGGTGAAGCTGCAGCATCAGCGCATCGGTACCTATGTGTTGCTGTACCTGGCGTTCTTCTTCGTATTCGCTTACTTGCTCAAGCGTGAATACTGGAAAGACGTCCATTGA
- a CDS encoding cytochrome bc complex cytochrome b subunit has translation MSKFMDWVDARFPATKMWEDHLSKYYAPKNFNFFYFFGSLALLVLVNQIVTGVWLTMSYTPSAEEAFASVEYIMRDVEYGSILRLLHAVGASMFFIVVYLHMFRGLLYGSYQKPRELVWVFGMLIYLALMAEAFMGYLLPWGQMSYWGAQVIISLFGAIPVIGNDLTQWIRGDYLISGITLNRFFALHVVALPIVILGLVVLHVLALHEVGSNNPDGVDIKKHKDENGVPLDGIAFHPYYTVKDIVGVVVFLFIFCSIVFFFPEMGGYFLEKPNFEVANAFKTPEHIAPVWYFTPFYAILRAVPDKLLGVIAMGAAIAVLFVLPWLDRSPVKSMRYKGWLSKIWLVVFCVSFVILGVLGVLAPTPGRTLLSQVCTFLYFAYFILMPFYTRLEKTKPVPERVTG, from the coding sequence ATGAGCAAGTTCATGGATTGGGTTGATGCGCGCTTTCCCGCGACCAAAATGTGGGAAGACCATCTCAGCAAGTACTACGCCCCGAAGAACTTCAACTTCTTCTATTTCTTTGGCTCCCTGGCACTGCTCGTTCTGGTCAACCAGATCGTAACCGGTGTCTGGCTGACCATGAGCTACACCCCGTCGGCGGAAGAAGCGTTTGCGTCCGTCGAATACATCATGCGCGACGTTGAGTACGGCTCGATCCTGCGTCTGCTGCACGCGGTCGGCGCTTCGATGTTCTTCATCGTGGTCTACCTGCACATGTTCCGTGGCTTGCTTTACGGTTCTTACCAGAAGCCGCGTGAGCTGGTATGGGTCTTCGGTATGCTGATCTACCTGGCGCTGATGGCTGAAGCCTTCATGGGTTACCTGCTGCCCTGGGGCCAGATGTCCTACTGGGGTGCCCAGGTGATCATCTCGCTGTTCGGTGCGATCCCGGTCATCGGTAACGACCTGACCCAGTGGATCCGTGGTGACTACCTGATTTCCGGTATTACCCTGAACCGCTTCTTCGCGTTGCATGTCGTGGCTTTGCCGATAGTGATTCTCGGCCTGGTGGTGCTGCACGTCCTGGCGTTGCACGAAGTCGGGTCGAACAACCCGGACGGCGTGGACATCAAGAAACACAAGGACGAAAACGGCGTACCGCTGGATGGTATTGCTTTTCATCCGTACTACACCGTGAAAGATATCGTCGGCGTGGTGGTGTTCCTGTTCATCTTCTGCTCGATCGTGTTCTTCTTCCCGGAAATGGGCGGCTACTTCCTCGAGAAGCCGAACTTTGAAGTGGCGAACGCCTTCAAGACCCCAGAGCACATTGCTCCGGTCTGGTACTTCACACCGTTCTACGCGATTTTGCGAGCGGTGCCGGACAAGCTCCTTGGCGTTATTGCCATGGGTGCGGCCATTGCGGTGCTGTTCGTCCTGCCATGGCTGGACCGCAGTCCGGTCAAGTCGATGCGCTACAAAGGCTGGCTGAGCAAGATCTGGCTGGTGGTGTTCTGCGTTTCGTTCGTGATTCTGGGTGTGCTGGGTGTTCTGGCTCCGACTCCAGGCCGTACATTGCTGTCGCAGGTCTGTACCTTCCTGTACTTCGCCTACTTCATTCTGATGCCGTTCTACACCAGGCTCGAGAAGACCAAACCGGTTCCGGAAAGGGTGACTGGCTGA
- the petA gene encoding ubiquinol-cytochrome c reductase iron-sulfur subunit, translating to MSNDGVNAGRRRFLVAATSVVGAAGAVGAAVPFVGSWFPSAKAKAAGAPVKVNVSKIEPGQQMIAEWRGQPVFIVRRTEEILGNLKKIEGQLSDPTSKNSTQPTYVDPETRSIKPEVLLLIGICTHLGCSPTFRPEVAPADLGKDWVGGYFCPCHGSHYDLAGRVYKSQPAPLNLPVPPHSYETDDIIVVGVDTEKA from the coding sequence ATGAGCAATGACGGCGTGAATGCAGGCCGGCGTCGCTTCTTGGTAGCAGCCACATCCGTGGTGGGTGCTGCAGGAGCGGTGGGGGCTGCGGTCCCGTTCGTGGGGTCATGGTTTCCCAGTGCCAAGGCGAAAGCCGCAGGTGCACCGGTGAAAGTGAATGTCAGCAAAATCGAGCCAGGCCAGCAGATGATTGCTGAGTGGCGCGGTCAGCCGGTGTTCATTGTCCGCCGTACCGAGGAAATCCTGGGGAATCTGAAAAAGATCGAGGGCCAGTTGTCTGACCCGACCTCCAAGAACTCGACACAACCGACCTATGTCGACCCGGAAACGCGTTCGATCAAGCCAGAAGTTCTGCTGCTGATCGGTATCTGCACGCACCTGGGTTGCTCGCCGACCTTCCGTCCAGAAGTGGCACCTGCGGATCTGGGCAAGGACTGGGTAGGTGGTTATTTCTGCCCTTGCCATGGTTCCCACTACGATCTGGCTGGCCGCGTCTACAAGTCGCAACCTGCGCCTTTGAACCTGCCAGTTCCCCCGCATTCCTATGAGACTGATGACATTATTGTCGTTGGCGTCGATACGGAGAAAGCGTGA
- the rpsI gene encoding 30S ribosomal protein S9 gives MSATQNYGTGRRKTATARVFLRPGTGNISINNRSLDNFFGRETARMVVRQPLELTETVEKFDIYVTVIGGGVSGQAGAIRHGITRALMQYDETLRGALRKAGFVTRDAREVERKKVGLRKARKRPQYSKR, from the coding sequence ATGTCGGCGACTCAAAATTACGGCACTGGCCGTCGCAAGACCGCAACCGCACGCGTTTTCCTGCGTCCGGGTACTGGTAACATCTCCATCAACAACCGTTCGCTGGATAATTTCTTCGGCCGCGAAACTGCCCGCATGGTAGTTCGTCAGCCGCTGGAATTGACTGAGACTGTCGAGAAGTTCGACATCTACGTCACCGTGATCGGCGGTGGTGTAAGTGGTCAAGCTGGCGCAATCCGCCACGGTATCACTCGCGCACTGATGCAGTACGACGAAACCCTGCGTGGCGCTCTGCGCAAAGCTGGCTTCGTTACTCGCGATGCTCGTGAAGTTGAACGTAAGAAAGTTGGTCTGCGTAAAGCGCGTAAGCGTCCGCAGTACTCGAAGCGTTAA